In Cheilinus undulatus linkage group 24, ASM1832078v1, whole genome shotgun sequence, a single window of DNA contains:
- the LOC121506208 gene encoding cytochrome P450 4F3, translating into MMSVLTQVFSAGLYLVLLLVGAGLAVVAVLTAKLLVQHVWFTCKLSSFSKPPTHSWLLGHLGQLKSTEEGLQQVDELVKTYKHSCSFFLGPFYHLVRLFHPDFVKPLLMAPANITVKDELIYGHLRPWLGQSILLSNGEEWYRRRRLLTPAFHFDILKSYVSTFNSSANTMHDKWRRLVAEGNSNIEMFDHITLMTLDSLLKCAFSYDSNCQQCSSEYVSAIIELSDLIMERRFRVLHHWDWIYWKTQQGKQFKKALDIVHSFTREVVQKRRALINQQQETDGSSQKRKDFVDIILLTKDVDGQGLTDEELEAEANTFMFAGHDTTASAICWTLYNLARYDHYQEKCRQEVMDLMQGREELKIEWEDLSNLPFTTMCIRESLRLHSPVQAVTRKYTQDMVLPEDHTVPKGAICLVSIYGTHHNPDVWTNPHEFDPLRFDPTNTKGRSSHAFIPFSSGPRNCIGQKFALAELRVVVALTLLRFRLTLGVNPELEENSGGVRRLPQLVLRAEGGLWLQAEPLNAEKDEEQHDE; encoded by the exons ATGATGTCTGTCCTCACACAGGTCTTCTCGGCAGGTCTCTACCTTGTCCTGCTTTTGGTGGGTGCTGGACTAGCTGTGGTTGCAGTTTTAACAGCGAAGCTTTTGGTGCAACATGTCTGGTTTACGTGCAAGCTTTCAAGCTTCAGCAAGCCACCGACACACTCCTGGCTTTTAGGGCATCTGGGACAG CTGAAGAGTACAGAAGAAGGCCTCCAGCAGGTGGATGAGTTGGTGAAGACATACAAACACTCCTGCAGCTTTTTCCTCGGCCCTTTCTATCACCTGGTCAGACTCTTCCACCCTGACTTTGTCAAACCTCTACTCATGGCACCTG CAAACATTACAGTGAAAGATGAGCTCATTTATGGCCATCTGCGTCCATGGCTTG GACAGAGTATTTTGTTAAGTAATGGGGAGGAGTGGTACCGCAGAAGACGGCTGCTGACTCCAGCTTTTCATTTTGATATCCTGAAGAGCTACGTTTCAACGTTTAACAGCTCAGCAAACACTATGCAC gATAAGTGGCGCCGCCTTGTGGCAGAAGGCAATTCTAACATTGAAATGTTTGACCACATCACCCTGATGACTCTGGACAGTTTACTGAAGTGTGCCTTTAGCTACGACAGCAACTGTCAGCA GTGCAGCAGTGAGTATGTGTCAGCCATTATAGAGCTAAGCGACCTTATCATGGAGCGTCGGTTCCGGGTTTTACACCACTGGGACTGGATTTACTGGAAAACACAGCAAGGGAAACAATTCAAAAAAGCCTTGGACATTGTGCACAG TTTTACAAGGGAAGTGGTTCAGAAGCGCCGTGCCCTGATCAACCAGCAGCAGGAAACTGATGGTTCATCACAGAAAAGGAAAGACTTTGTTGACATTATACTGCTGACAAAA GATGTGGATGGACAGGGCCTAACAGATGAGGAGCTAGAAGCAGAGGCAAACACTTTCATGTTTGCAG GTCACGACACCACAGCCAGTGCAATTTGTTGGACGCTGTATAATTTAGCACGATACGACCACTATCAGGAGAAATGCAGACAGGAGGTGATGGATCTGATGCAGGGGCGAGAGGAACTGAAAATAGAGTg GGAGGATCTGTCCAACCTCCCCTTCACTACCATGTGCATCAGGGAGTCTCTGAGGTTGCACTCTCCTGTGCAGGCCGTGACCAGGAAGTACACACAGGATATGGTACTGCCAGAAGATCACACTGTGCCAAAGG GTGCCATTTGTCTGGTTAGCATTTATGGAACACACCACAACCCAGATGTTTGGACAAACCCACAT GAGTTTGATCCACTGCGTTTTGatccaacaaacacaaaaggCCGGTCTTCTCATGCCTTCATTCCTTTCTCCTCCGGCCCCAG AAACTGCATCGGTCAGAAATTCGCCCTGGCAGAGCTGCGAGTTGTTGTGGCGTTGACCTTGCTCAGGTTTCGTCTGACCTTGGGTGTGAATCCTGAACTCGAGGAGAACTCAGGAGGAGTCCGCCGCCTCCCCCAGCTCGTCCTACGTGCAGAGGGAGGTCTGTGGTTGCAGGCCGAGCCTCTGAATGCAGAAAAAGATGAGGAGCAGCATGATGAATGA